In Sulfuriferula plumbiphila, the genomic window CGCGAACGCGAGGTTCTGTGTCTTCTGGCAGAGGGGAAGCGCTCATCTGAAATTGCCTGGGAGTTATTCATCGCGGTTAGCACGGTTGATGTTCATCGCCGCAATATCATGAACAAGCTCGATCTGCATAACATTGCTGAACTTACCAAATACGCCATTCGCGAAGGCCTTATACAAGCCTGATAAAAAACACGAGTCTGGCCTTTTGGGCTTTAGGAGCGTGTTGCCCCCAGCCACATTACCTACACCGCTCTACCCTGAATCGGGTATACAAAATACTTTCTTCGGGGTATGTCCGGACAATTTGCATAGATATAGAGTTCATCCAGACAAAGGTCAATGAATAAGGCGCCATACCATTCCCAGTAAAGGTTCCTCGATGGAAGTGCCCGTAATACGCCATACAAAGGAACCATCCTCATTTCCGTACCTGTGTGCAGATACCGAGCGCGCCCTGTTGCTATTGGATGAAAGCGGCATCATCAAATATTGCAGTCCGGGAGTTGCGAACTGCTTTTGCGTAAACCCGCAGGCGATTATCGGCCAGCCTGTGACGGGTCTATTGCCTGGATTGCCGATTGGGGCGCGTTTCCCCGGATTCAGCCTCGCCTGCAATACATTCCACTTGGAGGGCAAACAGTGGCTGGCTTTTAGCGGACAAGACAACGAAGGCAGAGAATTTCCCCTGAAGGCTGCACTCGTGCCATTGGAGATAGATGGCCGCCCCTTTTTTTTACTCGAACTGCGTACACAGCGTGCTCTTGCAGGCGAAGATGAGAAGCTGCAGAAATTCCAAGAGGTGTCGGAATTGAGCGATGACGCTGTGGCAGTTACTACCATGGAAGGCCTAATCGAATACGTGAACCCCGCATTCGAAGAACTCACGGGCTATCGCAAAGACGAGTTAGTGGGGCGTACTCATGCCATTTTGAATTCCGGGGTGCACGAACCCGCATTTTTCCTGGAAATGTGGACAACTTTGCGGGCAGGCAGGTCATTTCGGGGTCAGTTCGTGAATCGCCGTCAAAATGGCGCGCTTTTTTATGAAGATAAAATCATTCGTCCTTTTTACAATGCCAGCGGAAAAATGAGCCATTTTATGGCCTCAGGACGCGATGTAAGCGAGCAGGTTCAAATCATGCACCGGCTCGAGCATCTTGCCAACTACGATAGTCTGACCGGGTTGCCAAACCGCAATCTGTTTCTGGACAGGTTGCAACAAGCAGAGGCGCGGGGGTCACGCAACCATGACGGGTTTGCCATTGTGTTGCTGGACTTGGATCACTTCAAGGCCATCAATGATACCCTTGGGCATGCTGTGGGCGACGCGGTTTTGCAAACTACGGCGTTCCGGATTAGACAATGCTTGCGCGAAGGGGATACGGTAGCCCGCTTGGGTGGCGACGAATTTTCTCTGATCCTAACCGAAGTTGCGCTACGGCAAGATGTTATGAAGGTGCTCGAAAAAATAGTCGCGTTGCTAGGCGAGCCTTTGATTATGGACAGTCAGAATATTCCTGTCCAAGCCAGTATCGGTATAGCAATTTATCCGGAACATGGTGAGGATGGTCAGACCCTGCTCAAACACGCCGATAGTGCCATGTATAGGGTTAAGACTGCAGGAGGCAATGATTATCTGATATTCGAGAGAAAGGAAGAGGGGCGTCCCATTTATTCGCTGCAAAAATAAATACGAAACTAATAACGGGGGGGTAATCGATATGTCAGAGCTCCGTGATCCGCAACAAAATTATATTCTGCGCGCGTTGAGCCCACCTGAATTTGAGCGCATTGCTCCTCACCTTGAATTGGTTTCAATGTCCTGCGCTGAAGTTCTATACGAGGTTAATGAGAAATTGCAATTTGCCTATTTCCCCACCACTGCCACAGCATCACTGCTCTGTGGCCTGGAAGATGGAGCATCGGTGGAAGTGGCTGTGGTTGGCAATGAGGGCATGCTCGGCGTTTCGGTTTTCATGGGAGGGGATGCGGCGCTTACTCAGGCCACGATCCACACCGCAGGCTACGGCTATCGAATCCCGGCCAAATCGTTACGGGAGGCGTTAGGTCGGAGCGGAGGGCGCCGCGCCGGGACGTTGCAGCAATTGCTACTGCGTTATGCCCAAACTTTAATTATGCAAATGGCGCAAACTACTGCCTGCAATCGGCGCCATTCAGTAGAACAGCAGTTATGTCGCTGGTTGCTCTTGAATTTTGATCGTATGCACTCTAGCAGTCTGGCGATGACACAGGAACTGATTTCCAATATGCTCGGGGTACGCCGTGAAAGCATAACCGAAGCGGCCAGGAAATTGCAGCAGGCTGGCATAATCAGCTACCATCGTGGGCACATAGAAGTGACGAACAGACCAGAATTAGAGACCCATGTATGCGAGTGTTACGGCATATTGAAGAAGGAATCAGAACGTCTGGTTACTGACTTGCTTGCGGCCTGAGCAGTCCAGCCAGTAGCCTGGATAAAAAACTTGTCGAGCGCCGAATGATTCGGTTTTCCAGATTGGCATGTTTTATGGATACCCCAAGACGCGTTACCGCGGGCTGGCGAAGAATGCGGCACAGGTGAACAGGCTGGTGGACGGGCGAATCTCTGCATGACGGCCGAGGTGCGTCCGCTGCCGGGAAACGGCGCAGCACCGGGCAGAAAAACAGCTAAAACAGGTGCGCCAGCGCCAGAAAGTTGTGTCTGGCCGCATCGAAAAACAAAAAAATACCGTTCCGGTATCAGGGTGCGTACAGGACCCCGGCGTGAATCATCGGCACTCCACCCTTGAACGCCGGCGGCTTCGCCCCGCGGCCCATGTTGGCCTGCCACAGAACTTTCATGACAGCGGTTGCAATCATGGCAACCAGGCTTTCCCCGGCATGTTTGGTCTCCAGCGCCGCAAGCTGCAGGCGATCCTGCAACAGGCCAACCAGTTCCAGCCATAAAGACTTGGCATCTTCAATCAGCCCGGGCGCAGGTGCTGCTGTTTCGTGCGGAGGAAGGATATCGGCAGCGGGATTTGCCATGATGGATGGTTTATGATCAGCGCGTGCCGATGAACCGGCTCAGCAGAAAGCCTGCGACTACAGCGATACCAACCGACGCAATGGGGTTCTCACGTACATAATCGCGGCAATTTTCAGTGATTCGCGTTTGTGCCTGTTTGAACTGCTCGCCTTTGACACCCAGCGTTTCGGCCGCATTGGCCGCGGCGCCAGCCAGCTTGTCGACGACCTGGTGCGCCCCTGTGGCAACGCGATCCACGGCGGGCCGGGCAGCCTCTGAAACCTTGTCAATAGTATGATGGGCCCCGACGCTGGCGTCGTCAATATTTCCGGCAATGGATTTGCCTATTGGGCTCTGATTGGAACTCAAATTATTAGCCGTTGTTTCCATGACGTTCTCCTTGGTAAGCGGTGAAGTATTTATTTAACTTCAAGTTGATTGTTCAGTGTTTTAATTCCCGGCACTGCTTTCGCCAATTCGGCGATCTTCTCTATTTCTGCGCTATTTTGATTATCACCACAGACGATTAACTCCGCCGTGAGGAAACCGAAACATTGGAATTCACAATAAAGCCTCGCAATTTCCCTGTCTGTACGTGAACGCACATAGATGCCAACACGGCAGTGGAACTGATTGCCGGGCAGGACGATGGTGTTTTTGCCAATAGCCGCAGCGACGCTGCGGTGTGCTTTGGGTGCCGCTGCCATTTGCGCGAGCCGGGTGTATGACAAAGCTGGCGAGGTTCACGATTGATCCAGGAAGCTGGCGCAGCTGCGGTATCGTTGAGTATTGCGGGGCGTTGCCACCTGGTTCTTGCGGTGTTGATGGCTGGTTGAAAATGACGGGTGCCTGCCCATTCCTCAAGCCGGGGCCAGCCCGGTCAAGGCGATCGCTGCAAGGAGCGTCAAGCGCATTGGGATAGGTCGAAGCATGTTGCAATTCCGGTAGCTGAACGGGTTTCATGACGGCATGCACACCGCCATCAAGTTTTATCTTGGCGCCTGCCAGCAGTTGTTGCTGACCTGGTAAGTGGTGGTAAGCTGCTCGCTGTTGGGCTGCAGGATGTAGCGCACGCCGATGACGTCACTTATCTTGCGCCAGTAAATCGCCATGGTATTTTTCTCGCCCGTGCCGACCACGTTGTGGAGTGCCACGAGCTTCAATGGGCTACCGTACTGGGTGTTGAAATTGCCGGTAACGGTAACAAAATTGCTGAAAGAAGCAGCCAGTTCCTGATCGAAGCCAACCAGTTTGTCATTGCAAAAAATGAACACGTAGCGCCGGCCTGCCGGGTTATCCGGCGCGTCATACACCATCAGGGTGTCGCCGGTTTCGATGCTGTTTTCAAAATTCCACGATTTGAGCGTGGCCCTGAGCTGGTTGCGCGTCATGCCGCTTTTGAATTCACCGACCTCAAAGGCCTGGACGGACTGGCAGAAAGCAAGCAGGGTCAGGGCGAGCAGGGCGGTTTTTGTATGCATGATTTCTGGTGTGCGGAATTTTCCAAGAGATTAGCTTGACTGGACAGCCAAGTCGAGTTGTACTCATCTCAAACAGTCAAATCGCGCTGCGAGGTAAATTTATGCGTACCCACTTATTGATGGGCATTGTCGCAATTTGCGCAACGGCTGGCCTGCTGTCGATGCCCGCGGCCCGTGCCATGGGCACGCGGCCGCAATCGGGCAGCGTTCTGGGTACCGGCCAGATCGTCGCTACTGCAGGGATACGCGGGCTGGACGAGGAAAAGCTCAAAGCCGCGCGTTTTGATGCGGCCCAGCTTACCCGATTGGAATCGCTGGCGGTAAGCGCCGATGCGGCACGGAATTTTGCCGCGCGAGGTGGATTGAGGAGCCGTCCGGTGGCCTATTTGCCTGATCCGGCGCAGCGCAATGGTGGCTACCCATAATACGGTTATTCGTCACTTTCCGTATCCAGATCGGGAATATGACTGAAAGCGACGCGCATCGGTGCGGCCTGCAGCGCATCGTGCGCAGCGCCGAAATATACGGCGTTTTTGCCGAAGCGCGCATTGAGCTTGTCCACCGTGGCGTTGAGCGTGCTGCGCGCATTGCTGGTATCGAACAGTGACGGAGTGTGGTGCGCTGCTTCCACCAGACGCGTGAGCGTTACCCCGACCGCCAGCGGAGCGTCGCGCACGGCCGGTTTTTTCTGCCACAGCAGGTCGAGCATGTTGGTCAGGGTGAGCGTATCCGCGCTTGGATCGAAGCTGATTTTCTCGTTCCAGGGCGGGTAGCGCAGGTATTTCACCTTGACCTGCATCGCTCCCGCCAGCAGTTCGTGGCTGCGCAGGCGCATTGCGGTTTTTTGCAACAGCTTGTGCAGTACCGAATGCGCGGCGTGGTCGCTGCGCATTTCCGGTGCCAGCACATGCGAGTGTCCGATGCTGGCACGCGCGCTGGGGGCGGGCAGCAGCCATTCGCCGCGCAATTTGGCATGCATGCGCTCGCCTTCGATACTGCCCCACGCGCGCGCAAGCCGGGCCTTGTCCGCTGCCCACAACTCGCGCAGGGTGTGAATCCCGGCCTGCTTCAGGCGTTTTTCCATCTGTCGCCCGACGCCATTGATATCGCGCAGCTCCAGTGGATACAGGCAATCGGGCAGGTCGTTGAGTTCAATCACCGTCAGGCCGTCCGGCTTGCGCATGTTGGAAGCTGTTTTCGCCAGAAACAGGTTGGGCGCAATGCCGATCGAACAGCGCAGTTCGCTTCCCACGGTGTTGTAAATGGTGCGCTTGATCTTGTGCGCCAGTGCTTCGGCGTTGACGCGCATGCGCTCGCTCCCGGTCAGTTCGCAGTGCATTTCGTCAATCGAATATACGGCTTCCACATGGCTACAGGACTCCACCGCAGCGACCAGTTTATGGTGATATTCCACATACATTGCCGGGCGCGCCGGCACGATGCGAATACCCTTGCACAATTTGCGCGCTTCATGGATGGGCGTGCCGGTCCTGACTCCGAATGCCTTGGCTTCATAGCTTGCCGCGATGCAGCAGGTGGTTTCCGCCACCACCGGTGCCACACACACGGGTTTGCCGCGCAGGGCCGGCTCGGCCTGCTGTTCCACCGCGGCAAAGTAGGAATTGAAATCAACGTAGAGCGAACGGAGCATACGGTATAATCGCGGCTTTTGTACTGCACTGAAAGTAAAGGTTTAACGCATGAGTCTGAATCTGGTTCCCGCGGGCAAGGACGTCCCCAACGATTTTAACGTCATCATCGAAATCCCCATGCACGGCGATCCCATCAAGTACGAAGTAGACAAGGAAAGCGGCGCCATGTTCGTGGATCGTTTCATGTCCACCGCCATGCATTATCCCTGCAACTACGGCTATATTCCCCACACCCTGTCCGAAGACGGTGACCCGGTGGATGTGCTGGTCATGACCCCGGTGCCGCTGATTACCGGCGTGGTGGTGCGCTGCCGTACCATCGGCATGCTCAGGATGAGCGACGAAGCCGGCGTGGACGCCAAACTGCTTGCCGTGCCGGTAGATAAGTTGTGCGGATTGTACAAACACGTGCAGAAGCCCCAGGATTTACCTGCAATGACCCTGGCACAGATTTCCCATTTCTTTGAACACTACAAAGACCTGGAAGCCGGTAAGTGGGTGAAAGTGAAGGGCTGGGTTGACGCCGACGCAGCCAGGGCCGAAATCATGGCCGGTGTGGAACGCTACAACGCCGCTGCGGACAAGCCAGCATTTTAATCCGCCGAGCCGCCTGGCAGCGGCTCTTTTTTGGGGCGTGCAACCATGAAAATCTGCATCATTTCCGACAGTCATGACAACCGCCGCCTGATGGCGTTAGCCGTGGAAGACGCCCAAAGCCGCGGTGCAGAAGCCGTGCTTCACTGCGGTGACGTGGTAGCGCCCACCACCTTGCGTGCGCTGCAAAAATTTGGTTTGCCGGTGCATGTCATTCATGGCAACAACACCGGTGACATGTTCAACCTGTCGCGTCTGGGGGCGGAGGAGGGCAGCGTCATCCGTTACCATGGCCAGGACGCCGAAATCGAACTGGGCGGACGCAAGATTTTCATCGTCCATTATCCTCATTACGCGCGCGCCATGGCTTGCACCGGCGATTACGATCTGGTCTGCTGCGGCCATGACCATCGTGCCGAAATCAAACACGTGGACAACCTCAGCGGCGGCCAGAGCCTGATGCTTAACCCCGGTACGGTAGGCGGTGTCGGCGCAGCGCCCACCTATATCATGGGAGACCTGGAAACCATGCGGTTTGAAGTATGCGACGTACCGGCCGCGCCGAATGAGATTACCAATCTCACGCGGGTAACCCCGCATATTTAGTGAAACGTGGGGGCGATGACAAAAATCAGAAATGGTTGTTGATCACCACTTCGTTCATAGGCAATTGCCCGCCGCGCGGCCACGCTTCCTTGGTGGCCTTGCCGATCGCCGTCATCATGGTGATCACATGGTCCTGCGGCAGGTTGATGAGCTTGCCCACTGCCTCGAAGTCGAAGCCGTCCATCGGGCATGAATCGTAACCCATCTCTTTGGCCGCCAGCATCAGCGTCATGGCCGCGATGCCGCATGAGCGCATGGCCTCGTCGCGTTGCACCTGCTCCCGGCCGGCATAGTACTGGCCGATGGCGGGAACCATAAAATCCTGTAGCGGCTGCGCCGCATTACGCCAATAGCGGGGGGTGTCCTTTTCCCAGGATTTGGTGTCGGCGCACAGCACGATCAGCAAGGAGGCATCCGTCACTTGCGCCTGATCCCAGGCTGCCTTGCGGATTTCCCTGCGCAGCCCCGGATCGCGCACCAGCACGAAGCGCCAGTTCTGGATATTGAATGCAGAGGGTGCAAGCATGGCGAGCGACATCAACTTCTCGATTTCCGCTTCGGTCATGCGGTGGTCGGGGTCATACGTCTTGACCGCGCGGCGGGTTTCAATTGCTGTTGCGACATCCATATTTCACTCTCCTGGATTGAATTATTTCTTCTTCATGAAAAACACGAATTCGGCGCCGTCCTGCGCCGAAGACAGCAGTTCATTGCCGGTCTGCTTGGCGAAGGCCTGAAAGTCCTTCACCGCGCCCGGGTCAGTGGCCGCGATTTTCAATATTTGTCCCGCATTCAATTCAGCCAGCGATTTTTTGGTGCGCAATATCGGCAGCGGGCAATTCAAACCGCGCGCATCCAGTTCTTTATCGAAATTCATGTTAAGCCTCCAGTCTAGAAATCATTTTCGATTTTGAATGTATTGAAGATGATATCCACAGCCATATTTCTCGCGCCGTGCGATACCGCATCCAGCATGTCGCTATCACTCCAGCCCAGGCTGCGCAATTTCTGCAAATCGTCCGCGCTGACCGCATTCGGAGTGGATACGGCTTTCAGTACCAGCAGCAACATTGCCTTGTCCTTGTCATTCAAGGGCGCCTGTTCGGGATCCCGCTTGGTGAGGGCAACCTGCTCCGGCGTCAGGCCGCACATATTGATCAGCATGGCAGCGTTGAAACCGACACAGTATTCGCAGAGGTTCTCCTGCGACACCAGCATGCGCACCATCGTCAACAGGGGAAAGCTTAACGCGGGGTGATTCTTGTAATAGCCGATCGATTGCCATTGCTGTTCCAGCATCGCCGGGCTGCTGCTGTACATTTGCAAGGCGTTCGGCACATGTCCGAAGGCTTGCTCAATCTGACGGTAAATTTCAGCCACTTTACCGCTTGCTTGATCGCTGGCTACGGTTTGAATGATAGGCATATTACTTCTCCTTGAATTGACAACTCACGAATGCATACCGACCATGCGGTATGTTGATGCCCCAAATAAAACCGCGCTGCCTGCAGCGATTTCACTGAGTCTGTTTATTCCTGGACCTGGACCGGGGACCCAGGCTCAGGACATAGTCCTGCAATTGCGCCATACACAACCGAAAGGTTTTTACCGACTGCATGTTCTTGGCCACGCCCCAGCAGCCTTCCCAGGCAGACACAATAAACAGCGCAGCGGCCTCGCAATCCACATCGGCCCGGATCTGTCGCTGACGCTGCCCCGTTATCAGCGCGTTGCGTATCACCGTCTGCCAGGCCTTGAGTATCAGCGTCAGGCGCGCCTTGAAGGCTTCATCAAGCGGGCTCATTTCCTGCATCAGGTTGTTCAGCGGGCAGCCCAACCTGATGGTGTCCTCGTTCACGCACTCGGCTTTGCGCTGCATGATATCCAGCAATTCAGCCACCGGCTGCGCGGCTTCGCGCAACGGGCGGAACACCATTTCTTCCAGCCCCGCTTGCACCACCTCATCAATGACCGCCAGGCCGAGCGCATGCTTGGCCGGAAAATAGTGGTACAGCGCACCCTTGGTCAATCCGGTGTCGGATAAAATATTGGTGATACTCGCCGCTTGAAACCCGTTGCGGTGGATTTCTCCGAAAGCGGCGTGCAGGATTTTTTCGCGTGTCAGATCGGATTGCCTAGTATCCATGGTTCATGGATCATACCAACCGGTATGGATGTGTCAAGAAGTTTTTTCGGCCGCTGAAAACAATCCCCGGCAATCGTGCATCGGCTCATTCCCGATGGGGTTTCTTTAACTTGCAGCAAAAAGCGCCCGGGTTGAGGTCCACGGTCTTGCCTCCATTCAAGATGATGGGGCATCAACCATGTTTTGAAGTTTTCTGGCACTTACAGTTGTACCACAACCCGCATAAGCATTTGCTGCAATTCAACACCTCTATTTCAGGATAAGAATTTTCAATTGAATTTACCCCGGTACGTTGTGGATAGGCTGCGTCGTTGGGAGTAATATTCACCGCAGTTCGGGAGTATGCGAAACAAGTTTTTTACGGGAAAAAATAGACCGCCCGAGCGGCATCCCAGCTAAATTTTTAGTGTTCGTCGTAACTGGCGGACGCTTTATCCGTTTGAATGGAGGAGACCTGATGACGGAAGTCGTGGCAACAAACGAGACCATCCTGGTCGTCGGTGGCGGCATATCCGGTATGACTGCCGCATTGGAAGCGGCGGAAACCGGCAAGCATGTGGTGCTGGTGGAGAAAAATCCGGCCATTGGCGGGCGTACTTCTCAGCTGTACCGCTATTTTCCCAAGCTGTGCCACCCCATTTGCGGGCTGGAGATCAACCTGCGCCGGCTGAAGTCCAATCCGCGCATCCGCCTGCTGACAATGGCGGAGGTAACCGGCATCACCGGCGCCAGGGGGGACTACACCGCCACCATCAGGATCACGCCGCGTTACGTCAACGCCAACTGTACTGCCTGTGGCGATTGCGCCAAGGCAGTGGATGCCGAGATACCCAACCCGTTCAACTACGGGCTGGACAGGATGAAGGCAGCCTATCTGCCCAACAAGATGGCCTATCCCATGCGCTATGTACTGGACAAATCCATTATCGGCACGCCGGACGCAGACAAGGCCAAGGCGGCGTGCAAATACGACGCCATTGATCTCGACATGCAGGAAGAAACCGTGCAGATCAAGGCCGGGGCTGTGGTATGGGCGACCGGCTGGCAGCCCTACGACGCCAGCAGGATTCAGCCTTACGGCTACGACCGCTTCAAGAATGTGATCACCAGCGTCGAGTTCGAGCGTCTGGCCGATCCGCACGGCCCCACCGGCGGCAAGATTTTGCGTCCGTCGGATGGCAGGGAAGCGAAGAATGTCGCCTTCATCCAGTGCGCCGGTTCGCGTGACGAAAACCACCTGCGCCACTGCTCGCGTATTTGCTGCATGGCTTCGCTCAAACAGACCAACTACGTGCAGGAACGCTATGGCGATGAGGGCAAGTCCACCATCTATTACATCGACATCCGTGCCATTGACCGTTTCGAGGATTTCTACGCCAAGGTGCAGGCCAATCCCAATGTCAGTTTCATCAAATCCAAAGTGGCGAAGGTCACCCAGGACGACGCCAGCGGCGATGTCATTCTTCACGGTGTGAATACCGAAGGCTATCACCGTTACGCCACCCCGCACGACCTGTGCGTGCTGGCGGTGGGCATGGAGCCGTCGGTAAAAGGCGCCAACATCCCCATTGAAATCCTCGTGGATTCCAGCGGCTTCATTGAGGCCGACCCGGCCAACGGTGCCTTCTTCGGTGCCGGTTGCGCATCCAACGCGCTGGACGTGAATCGCTCGGTGCAATCCGCCACGGCGGCCGCGCTGCGGGCGATTCAAGTGGTCAACAGAGTGGCAAAGGCGGAGGTTTAACCATGGCCGTAGAGAAAAAAGTCGCCGCGTATATCTGTCAGGGCTGCGGTCTGGGCGAGCGCCTGGATACTGCAGCGCTGGTGGATGTGGTCAAAAAAGAAGGCAAAATCCAGCAAGTCAAACCTCATCCCTTCCTGTGCAGCAACGCAGGCGTGGCGATGATCCAGAACGACATTGATAACGAAGGCGTGAGTCACATCATGATCGGCGCCTGTTCGCGCCGCTCCAAGACCGATGCGTTCAATTTTCCCGAAGTGGCCATGGCGCGCGCCAATCTGCGCGAAGGCGTGATCTGGATTCGTCCGGATACCGAAGAAGCGCGTGAAACCACGCAGGAAATGGCGGAAGACTACCTGCGTATGGGCTGTGCCGAAATCAAGACCATGCGCCAGCCGGAGGGTAACCCCAACACCGGCACCAGCCGGACCCTGCTGGTGGTGGGGGGCGGGATCACCGGTATGACCGCGGCGCTGGAAGCTGCCAAAACCGGCTATCCCGTGGTGCTGGTGGAAAAATCCGGCCAGCTCGGCGGCTGGGCGGCCAAACTGTACAAGCGCGTGCCTTCCCACGAGCCCTACAAGGCCCCGGTGGATAATGGCGTGGCGGACATGGTGTCTGCCATCGAGGCCGACCCCAACATCAAGGTTTACCTCAACGCGACGATCGCCAAGACCAGCGGTGCGCCCGGGCGTTTTCAGGCAGAAATCGCCACTGAATCCGGTAGCACAGTTACGGAAGACGTAGGCGCGATTGTTCAGGCTACCGGCTTTGCACTTTACGATGCCAACAAGCTGCCCGAATTTGGTTATGGAAAATCGCCCAATGTGGTGGATCAGGGTGGCCTGGAACAACTGGCGCGGGAGGCTGCCGAGCGCGGCGGCCCGATTCTGCGTCCCTCCGACGGCCAGCCGGTGAAGTCGGTGGTGTTCGTACAATGCGCCGGTCAGCGCGACGCCAGCGGCACGCACCTGGCCTACTGTTCCGGCCATTGCTGCAATACCAGCATCAAGCAGGCGATGTACTTCAAGGACGTCAATGCGGACATCGACACCACCGTGCTCTACACCGACCTGCGCACGCCCGGTAACGGCGAGGATTTCTATCGCAGCGGGCAGGAAAAAGGGGTGATTTTCACCAAGGGCAAAGTGTCTTCGGTGGAGCCTGCCGGCAATACCTGCAAAGTCAATTTCCATGACCTGATCCTGGACGACCAGCATGCCTGCATTGAAAACGCAGACCTGGTGGTGCTGGCCACCGGCCAGGTACCGAACTCCGGCGTGAACATCGATTTCAAGGCGGTGGAAGGCGAAGAGGCGGCCGCCGAGGTGGAGAAAAAAACCATTTCCATCCTCAACCTGGACTACCGTCAGGGCAAGGACGTGCCGCAGCTGAAATACGGCTTCACCGATTCGCACTTCATTTGCTTCCCCTACGAAACGCGCCGCACCGGCATCTACACTGCCGGTCCGGTACGGCGCCCGATGGATATCGCCCAGGCCAGGGAAGACGCCACCGGTGCCACGCTCAAGGCGATCCAGGCGCTGGAAAATGCCGCCATCGGCAGCGCCGCACACCCGCGCTCGGGCGACCTGTCCTACCCCTCGGTGCGGATGGAGGGTTGCACCCAGTGCAAGCGCTGCACGGTGGAGTGCCCGTTCGGTGCGATTGACGAGGACGCGAAAGGCTATCCGCTGATGAATGAGTCGCGCTGCCGCCGCTGCGGCACCTGCATGGGCGCCTGCCCGGTACGGGTGATCTCGTTCGAGAACTACTCGGTGGATACCGTGGGCAGCCAGATCAAGGCGGTCAGCATCCCCGACGAGTTCTCGGAAAAGCCGCGCATCCTGGTGCTGGCGTGCGAGAACGACGCCTACCCGGCGATGGACATGGCGGCGATGAACCGCACCGAAGCCAGCGCCTTCGTGCGCGTGGTGCCGGTGCGCTGCCTGGGTTCGGTCAATACCATCTGGATT contains:
- a CDS encoding CoB--CoM heterodisulfide reductase iron-sulfur subunit A family protein, with amino-acid sequence MTEVVATNETILVVGGGISGMTAALEAAETGKHVVLVEKNPAIGGRTSQLYRYFPKLCHPICGLEINLRRLKSNPRIRLLTMAEVTGITGARGDYTATIRITPRYVNANCTACGDCAKAVDAEIPNPFNYGLDRMKAAYLPNKMAYPMRYVLDKSIIGTPDADKAKAACKYDAIDLDMQEETVQIKAGAVVWATGWQPYDASRIQPYGYDRFKNVITSVEFERLADPHGPTGGKILRPSDGREAKNVAFIQCAGSRDENHLRHCSRICCMASLKQTNYVQERYGDEGKSTIYYIDIRAIDRFEDFYAKVQANPNVSFIKSKVAKVTQDDASGDVILHGVNTEGYHRYATPHDLCVLAVGMEPSVKGANIPIEILVDSSGFIEADPANGAFFGAGCASNALDVNRSVQSATAAALRAIQVVNRVAKAEV
- a CDS encoding FAD-dependent oxidoreductase — protein: MAVEKKVAAYICQGCGLGERLDTAALVDVVKKEGKIQQVKPHPFLCSNAGVAMIQNDIDNEGVSHIMIGACSRRSKTDAFNFPEVAMARANLREGVIWIRPDTEEARETTQEMAEDYLRMGCAEIKTMRQPEGNPNTGTSRTLLVVGGGITGMTAALEAAKTGYPVVLVEKSGQLGGWAAKLYKRVPSHEPYKAPVDNGVADMVSAIEADPNIKVYLNATIAKTSGAPGRFQAEIATESGSTVTEDVGAIVQATGFALYDANKLPEFGYGKSPNVVDQGGLEQLAREAAERGGPILRPSDGQPVKSVVFVQCAGQRDASGTHLAYCSGHCCNTSIKQAMYFKDVNADIDTTVLYTDLRTPGNGEDFYRSGQEKGVIFTKGKVSSVEPAGNTCKVNFHDLILDDQHACIENADLVVLATGQVPNSGVNIDFKAVEGEEAAAEVEKKTISILNLDYRQGKDVPQLKYGFTDSHFICFPYETRRTGIYTAGPVRRPMDIAQAREDATGATLKAIQALENAAIGSAAHPRSGDLSYPSVRMEGCTQCKRCTVECPFGAIDEDAKGYPLMNESRCRRCGTCMGACPVRVISFENYSVDTVGSQIKAVSIPDEFSEKPRILVLACENDAYPAMDMAAMNRTEASAFVRVVPVRCLGSVNTIWITDALNSGYDGVMLMGCKHGDEYQCHFVKGSELANYRMSKIDDTLKGFNLETDRVQTYEVAITDIDRVPKLINDFEKRMFEIGMSPFKGF